In Gordonia phthalatica, one genomic interval encodes:
- a CDS encoding ATP-dependent DNA ligase: MDLPVNPPVQPMLAKAVTAVPDQPDDGPVWSYEPKWDGFRALIFRDGDEVVMASRGGKDLARYFPELVDAARSSLPERVVLDGEVAVAQPVSGVNRLDWDSLSQRIHPAASRVAKLAEETPAVFIGFDALATDSLDLTGETFDVRRRALVDAAAGLDDPRIQVSRVTRDPEQARAWFTEFEGAGLDGVVGKRLDGVYVPGKREMVKIKHKRTADCVVLGYRIHKSGTGLGSMLLGLYDGGELRMVGGSSAFSDKKRIELQELFEPMRLDPDHVAQGEVSRWRTAGSAEWIPIRPELVAEFAYDQMENQRFRHTVKFLRWRPDRDAASCGYDQLEVPLTYDIYDVLETGRADDAS; this comes from the coding sequence GTGGACCTCCCCGTGAACCCGCCCGTGCAGCCGATGCTCGCCAAAGCGGTCACCGCCGTGCCCGACCAGCCCGACGACGGGCCCGTGTGGTCGTACGAGCCGAAATGGGACGGCTTCCGCGCCTTGATCTTCCGCGACGGCGACGAGGTCGTGATGGCCTCGCGCGGCGGCAAGGATCTGGCGCGCTACTTCCCGGAACTGGTCGACGCGGCGCGGTCGTCACTCCCGGAGCGGGTGGTGCTCGACGGCGAAGTGGCGGTCGCGCAGCCGGTCTCGGGGGTGAACCGGCTGGACTGGGATTCGCTGTCGCAGCGCATCCACCCGGCGGCGTCGCGCGTGGCCAAACTGGCGGAGGAGACGCCCGCGGTGTTCATCGGGTTCGACGCCCTCGCCACCGACTCGCTCGATCTGACGGGAGAGACGTTCGACGTGCGTCGCCGAGCGCTCGTCGACGCGGCCGCAGGCCTCGACGACCCGCGGATCCAGGTCAGCCGGGTCACGCGGGATCCGGAGCAGGCTCGGGCGTGGTTCACCGAGTTCGAGGGCGCCGGACTCGACGGCGTCGTCGGCAAGCGGCTCGACGGCGTCTACGTGCCGGGTAAGCGCGAGATGGTGAAGATCAAGCACAAGCGAACCGCCGACTGCGTCGTCCTCGGCTATCGGATCCACAAGTCGGGGACCGGGCTCGGATCCATGCTGCTGGGCCTCTACGACGGCGGCGAGCTGCGCATGGTCGGCGGCTCCAGCGCCTTCTCCGATAAGAAGCGGATCGAGCTGCAGGAGCTGTTCGAGCCGATGCGCCTCGATCCCGACCACGTCGCGCAGGGCGAGGTGAGCCGGTGGCGGACGGCGGGCAGCGCCGAGTGGATCCCGATCCGCCCGGAGCTGGTCGCCGAGTTCGCCTACGACCAGATGGAGAACCAGCGGTTCCGGCACACGGTGAAGTTCCTGCGCTGGCGACCCGACCGCGATGCTGCGAGCTGCGGATACGACCAGCTCGAGGTGCCGCTCACCTACGACATCTACGACGTCCTCGAGACCGGAAGGGCCGACGATGCCTCCTAA
- a CDS encoding DNA polymerase domain-containing protein encodes MPPKPKPVMLDVDGVECKLSNPDKIYFPELGENGGRKGDLVDYYQTMALAGPLLAAIGGRPTFLQRFPDGVEGEQIYQKHLPKYHPDHVQSTKIVFPSKRTGQAFCPRIPADIVWAANLGTFTFHSWPTLDGDNDHPDQLRIDLDPADGKTFDDVRRVALDLLKPFLDEIGMTGFAKTSGSRGVHVFVPIRPEWDFIATRRAVIALGRELERRAPDAVTTSWWKEERGDRIFIDYNQNARDRSMASPYSARKSARARVSTPVTWEELVDVDPDDLTIATVPALVEKRGDPWADIDEHRSGLETLLEMVVRDEANGLGDLVYPPNYPKMPGEPPRVPPSKMVAEHWDADGNRVE; translated from the coding sequence ATGCCTCCTAAACCGAAGCCGGTGATGCTCGACGTCGACGGCGTCGAGTGCAAGCTCAGCAACCCCGACAAGATCTACTTCCCCGAGCTCGGCGAGAACGGCGGCCGCAAGGGCGACCTCGTCGACTACTACCAGACCATGGCGTTGGCCGGTCCGCTCCTCGCGGCGATCGGTGGTCGTCCCACCTTCCTGCAACGGTTCCCCGACGGCGTCGAGGGGGAGCAGATCTATCAGAAGCACCTGCCGAAGTATCACCCCGACCACGTCCAGTCGACGAAGATCGTCTTCCCGTCCAAGCGGACCGGGCAGGCCTTCTGCCCCCGGATCCCCGCCGACATCGTGTGGGCCGCCAACCTCGGGACCTTCACCTTCCACTCCTGGCCCACACTCGACGGCGACAACGACCACCCCGACCAGCTGCGGATCGACCTCGATCCCGCGGACGGCAAGACCTTCGACGACGTGCGTCGCGTCGCCCTCGACCTGCTGAAGCCCTTCCTCGACGAGATCGGGATGACCGGCTTCGCCAAGACGTCGGGCAGTCGCGGCGTGCACGTCTTCGTGCCGATCCGACCCGAGTGGGACTTCATCGCGACCCGTCGCGCGGTGATCGCACTCGGCCGCGAACTCGAGCGACGCGCACCGGATGCCGTCACCACCTCGTGGTGGAAGGAGGAGCGCGGCGACCGCATCTTCATCGACTACAACCAGAACGCCCGCGACCGGTCGATGGCGTCGCCGTATTCGGCGCGCAAGTCGGCCCGCGCCCGCGTCTCGACCCCGGTGACGTGGGAGGAACTGGTCGACGTCGATCCGGACGACCTCACCATCGCCACCGTCCCCGCGCTCGTCGAGAAGCGCGGCGACCCCTGGGCCGACATCGACGAGCACCGCTCCGGCCTGGAGACGCTGCTGGAGATGGTGGTGCGCGACGAGGCGAACGGTCTCGGCGACCTGGTCTATCCCCCGAACTACCCGAAGATGCCGGGCGAACCGCCGCGCGTCCCGCCGAGCAAGATGGTCGCCGAGCACTGGGACGCGGACGGGAACCGGGTGGAGTAG
- a CDS encoding helix-turn-helix domain-containing protein: MELRDVRRLTGVEITPYDISGGSPGQHLGLPSATATLIVDLADGLVLGTEGRSETDTFRCCLAGMHLRPVTIHHDGSQVGVQVSLSPAAVRALFGLPVGELANGTSELAQIDTDIARRLHDQLAQAHPDDRAAVCAGALVDIASDAAPFDDAHAAWEYLARRRGDVTVAELVEQSGWSARYLTRLFTAEFGIGPKQAARLMRFDAARAGLEAGRAAVDVAADCGYADQSHMSREFTDLTGLSPRSLLRRRAEEFG; encoded by the coding sequence ATGGAGCTTCGGGACGTACGCCGGCTGACCGGCGTCGAGATCACGCCGTACGACATCTCCGGCGGGAGTCCGGGACAGCACCTCGGTCTGCCGTCGGCCACGGCGACTCTGATCGTCGATCTCGCCGACGGGCTGGTCCTCGGCACCGAGGGCCGGAGCGAGACGGACACCTTCCGCTGCTGCCTGGCGGGCATGCACCTGCGGCCGGTCACCATTCATCACGACGGCAGCCAGGTGGGTGTGCAGGTGAGCCTCTCCCCCGCCGCCGTCCGAGCACTGTTCGGACTGCCCGTCGGCGAGTTGGCGAACGGCACGTCCGAACTGGCCCAGATCGACACCGACATCGCACGACGACTGCACGATCAGCTCGCGCAGGCCCACCCGGACGACCGCGCCGCGGTCTGCGCCGGCGCGCTCGTCGACATCGCAAGCGATGCCGCGCCATTCGACGATGCCCACGCCGCATGGGAATACCTGGCCCGCCGCCGCGGCGACGTCACAGTCGCCGAGCTCGTCGAACAGTCCGGCTGGTCCGCCCGCTACCTGACCAGGCTCTTCACCGCCGAGTTCGGCATCGGCCCCAAGCAGGCGGCTCGGCTGATGAGGTTCGACGCCGCGCGCGCGGGCCTCGAAGCCGGCCGGGCCGCCGTCGACGTGGCCGCCGACTGCGGCTACGCGGACCAGTCGCACATGTCGCGCGAGTTCACCGATCTGACGGGACTCTCGCCGCGGAGCCTGCTGCGGCGGCGGGCGGAGGAGTTCGGCTGA
- a CDS encoding VOC family protein — translation MTERRDTNIWAGITSDDPLALRDWLEQLGFLPGILVEGDGDGEVMHSEMLWPDGGRVMVHSANKADSTFSRPVGSGNLYVVVTDPDEVYAKAQALGATLVREMEDADYGSRGFSIADREGNVWSFGTYAG, via the coding sequence ATGACTGAGAGAAGAGACACCAACATCTGGGCGGGCATCACCAGCGACGACCCGCTCGCCCTGCGCGACTGGTTGGAACAGCTCGGGTTCCTCCCCGGCATCCTCGTCGAAGGCGACGGAGACGGCGAGGTGATGCACTCGGAGATGCTGTGGCCCGACGGAGGCCGCGTCATGGTCCACTCGGCGAACAAGGCCGACAGCACGTTCAGCCGACCCGTCGGCTCCGGCAACCTGTACGTCGTCGTCACCGACCCCGACGAGGTCTACGCGAAGGCGCAGGCGCTGGGCGCGACCCTTGTCCGCGAGATGGAAGACGCCGACTATGGATCACGAGGCTTCTCCATCGCCGATCGGGAGGGCAACGTATGGAGCTTCGGGACGTACGCCGGCTGA
- a CDS encoding HtaA domain-containing protein, whose protein sequence is MSKMSRLIVVLIAGLTAVSLTAVSVADAEAKTWKPAIAVYLADGTTPVGTTQLHPGDQVVVKGTGFDPNANTTGGLPVPVPPGVPHGTFVTFGAFSPNWKPSKGAPESARTTVRAQTKWALARDALNRVPDVPFDMRRTVRQQWVELSRAGEFTARITLATPKTIPAGGRWGVYTFGAAGTVNAAQELMTPLNYSTAAGPNTPTPAPKNLVWAYSPTFAETVRGTTGGALSGNGGAAVDDAGRLSFELVGNTVRDGRGELRYRGTVVASTKFHLLEIALADPIIRIDGDRAVLTMRTSTTDMNGDDVLRRIAIADLSLSPAQVARLSRGDDVTGVAASFRRGITPTSLAALSLGTASPVNITF, encoded by the coding sequence ATGAGCAAGATGTCTCGATTGATCGTGGTCCTCATCGCCGGACTGACGGCCGTCTCGTTGACCGCAGTCAGCGTCGCGGACGCCGAGGCGAAGACGTGGAAGCCCGCGATCGCGGTGTACCTGGCCGACGGCACCACTCCGGTCGGCACCACGCAACTGCACCCCGGCGATCAGGTGGTCGTCAAGGGCACCGGCTTCGATCCGAACGCCAACACCACCGGCGGCCTGCCGGTTCCGGTGCCGCCGGGCGTCCCGCACGGCACCTTCGTGACCTTCGGTGCGTTCTCGCCGAACTGGAAGCCGTCGAAGGGCGCCCCCGAATCGGCGCGCACCACCGTCCGGGCGCAGACCAAGTGGGCGCTTGCGCGCGACGCGCTGAACCGCGTGCCCGACGTGCCGTTCGACATGCGACGCACCGTCCGCCAGCAGTGGGTGGAACTGAGCCGCGCGGGCGAGTTCACCGCACGCATCACCCTCGCGACGCCCAAGACCATCCCGGCCGGCGGTCGGTGGGGCGTCTACACCTTCGGTGCGGCGGGGACGGTCAACGCCGCTCAGGAACTGATGACGCCGCTGAACTACTCGACGGCTGCAGGCCCGAACACCCCGACTCCCGCCCCGAAGAACCTGGTGTGGGCGTACTCGCCGACCTTCGCCGAGACGGTTCGCGGAACCACCGGTGGAGCGCTGTCGGGCAACGGCGGGGCGGCGGTCGACGACGCCGGGCGTCTCTCGTTCGAGCTCGTCGGCAACACCGTGCGCGACGGCCGCGGCGAACTCCGCTACCGCGGCACCGTCGTCGCCTCGACCAAGTTCCACCTGCTGGAGATCGCCCTCGCCGACCCGATCATCCGGATCGACGGCGACCGCGCCGTGCTGACCATGCGCACCTCCACCACCGACATGAACGGCGACGACGTGCTGCGTCGCATCGCGATCGCCGACCTGTCGCTGAGTCCGGCGCAGGTGGCACGACTGTCCCGCGGCGACGACGTCACCGGCGTCGCCGCGTCGTTCCGCCGCGGCATCACACCGACCTCGCTCGCCGCGCTGTCGCTCGGCACGGCGTCGCCGGTGAACATCACGTTCTGA
- a CDS encoding AI-2E family transporter: MNSARDGRRSVGDPAWVEDQVHPGVRVAAAWTWRLLIIGAGLFVLGKIFLRFEEVFVPVAIAILMSALLEPIVGWLTRRRIPRSIGVLFTVVLTLAVLAAGLTFVVQQLITGIPRMSGDIANSISKVRTWLENGPLGVNSDTIRKASDNVISWLQAHEATIATGAIDTATVVTKLATAALLTVFLLIFFLYDGRRMWEYFTRLVPRAHREHIRGAGEAGFHTLQSYVRATVLVALIDAIGIAIGLAILRVPMVMPLTALIFLGAFIPIIGSMAAGSIAVLIALATQGWFTALLVVVVLIVVMQVESHVLQPFLMGRSVKLHPVAVIIVIAAGIMFAGVVGGLLAVPVLAFLNTAVGYRPDVADTDALVDEPVDLEPPPDA; encoded by the coding sequence GTGAACTCCGCGCGGGACGGTCGACGATCGGTCGGTGACCCCGCGTGGGTCGAGGACCAGGTCCACCCAGGGGTCCGCGTGGCCGCCGCCTGGACGTGGCGGCTCCTCATCATCGGTGCCGGACTGTTCGTGCTCGGCAAGATCTTCCTCCGCTTCGAAGAGGTCTTCGTCCCCGTCGCCATCGCGATCCTGATGTCGGCGCTGCTGGAACCGATCGTGGGCTGGCTGACCCGACGTCGTATCCCCCGCTCGATCGGGGTGCTGTTCACCGTCGTCCTGACGCTCGCCGTGCTCGCGGCAGGTCTCACCTTCGTCGTTCAACAGCTGATCACCGGCATCCCGCGGATGTCGGGCGACATCGCCAACTCCATCTCCAAAGTCCGCACCTGGCTGGAGAACGGGCCGCTCGGCGTCAACTCCGACACCATCCGCAAGGCCAGCGACAACGTCATCTCGTGGTTGCAGGCGCATGAGGCGACCATCGCGACGGGTGCCATCGACACCGCCACCGTCGTCACCAAGCTGGCCACGGCCGCGCTGCTGACCGTCTTTCTCTTGATCTTCTTCCTGTACGACGGCCGACGGATGTGGGAGTACTTCACCCGCCTGGTGCCGCGCGCCCATCGCGAGCACATTCGCGGCGCCGGTGAGGCAGGGTTCCACACGCTGCAGTCGTACGTCCGCGCCACCGTGCTCGTCGCCCTGATCGACGCGATCGGCATCGCCATCGGCCTGGCGATCCTGCGCGTGCCGATGGTGATGCCGTTGACCGCGCTGATCTTCCTCGGCGCCTTCATTCCGATCATCGGCTCGATGGCAGCGGGTTCCATCGCGGTCCTCATCGCGCTCGCCACGCAGGGCTGGTTCACCGCGCTGCTGGTGGTCGTGGTGCTGATCGTCGTGATGCAGGTCGAGAGCCACGTGCTCCAACCCTTCCTGATGGGGCGGTCGGTGAAGCTGCACCCGGTCGCGGTGATCATCGTCATCGCCGCGGGCATCATGTTCGCCGGTGTCGTCGGCGGTCTGCTGGCCGTTCCGGTCCTCGCGTTCCTCAACACCGCGGTCGGCTATCGGCCCGACGTCGCCGACACGGATGCGCTGGTCGACGAGCCCGTCGACCTGGAACCGCCGCCCGATGCCTGA
- a CDS encoding putative immunity protein — protein MPDFDLTIAEIRAVTEYALAAARRVSGLLDDPRPRAALDAAALFVDGAPRSTLQRTAALDAHRAAHDAASESAACAAHAAGDACAAAYLHPLAQATQVGHILRASAYAAVAVELADDDPAAGDRIVAEEARRMPAVVLDVLRRYPSAPTGRTRVAQRMTMLDGLLRSR, from the coding sequence ATGCCTGACTTCGACCTCACGATCGCCGAGATCCGCGCCGTCACCGAGTACGCGCTCGCCGCCGCGCGCAGGGTGTCCGGACTGCTCGACGACCCTCGACCACGTGCCGCTCTCGACGCCGCCGCGCTGTTCGTCGACGGCGCACCCCGATCCACGCTGCAGCGGACCGCTGCGCTCGACGCTCACCGTGCCGCTCACGACGCTGCTTCCGAGAGTGCGGCGTGCGCCGCTCATGCCGCGGGCGACGCCTGCGCCGCCGCCTACCTGCACCCGCTCGCGCAGGCGACCCAGGTCGGCCATATCCTCCGTGCGAGCGCGTACGCCGCCGTCGCCGTCGAACTCGCCGACGACGACCCGGCAGCGGGCGACCGCATCGTCGCCGAGGAGGCCCGGCGGATGCCCGCGGTCGTGCTCGACGTGCTGCGCCGCTATCCGTCCGCGCCGACCGGTCGGACTCGCGTCGCGCAGCGGATGACGATGCTCGACGGCCTGCTGCGGTCGCGCTGA
- the poxB gene encoding ubiquinone-dependent pyruvate dehydrogenase has protein sequence MSYTVADLIVETIAAAGVERIYGIPGDSLNGFTDVLRTSDSLSWVHVRHEEGAAFAASGEAAITGGLAVCAGSCGPGNLHLINGLYDAHRSRVPVLAIAAQIPAANVGTTYFQETHPEQIFAECSAYCETVNTVEQLPHLIDIAIRTAVEQRDVAVLVIPGELFLAKIDRPDRVTRIRAAATVMHPAVEPLRLAAIRLNESRRVTILAGAGVAGAHAELIAMAAALKAPIVHALRGKEHIEYDNPYDVGMTGLLGFSSGYRAIENCDTLLMVGTDFPYPQFLPSKAFTIQLDVRGSQIGRRCRVDLPLVGSVVDTLPLLTERIAADRDDAHLTAAREHYARTRAGLDDLATPSDTGDPIHPQYLTTLLSDAADDDTVFIPDVGSPVVWAARYLRMNGRRRLIGSFSHGSMANAVSQAVGVSAVDRRRQVIAMAGDGGLAMLLGELLTLVQNDLPVKVVVYDNSSLNFVELEMKAAGFVTFGTDLTNPDFAALAQSVGIWGRRVTESADLPAAVRDFLAHDGPALLDVTTARQELSIPPTISVAQAKGFALYALRTVMSGRGDELVDLAETNLFKRLF, from the coding sequence ATGAGTTACACCGTCGCCGATCTGATCGTCGAGACCATCGCCGCCGCCGGAGTGGAACGGATCTACGGGATCCCCGGAGACTCGCTCAACGGTTTCACCGACGTCCTCCGCACCTCGGACTCCCTCTCGTGGGTCCACGTCCGGCACGAGGAGGGCGCTGCGTTCGCCGCGTCGGGCGAAGCCGCGATCACCGGCGGTCTCGCGGTCTGCGCGGGCAGTTGCGGGCCCGGCAACCTGCATCTGATCAACGGTCTCTACGACGCCCACCGCTCCCGGGTCCCGGTGCTCGCGATCGCGGCGCAGATCCCCGCCGCCAATGTCGGCACCACCTATTTCCAGGAGACGCACCCGGAACAGATCTTCGCCGAGTGCAGCGCCTACTGCGAGACCGTCAACACCGTCGAGCAGCTCCCGCACCTCATCGACATCGCGATTCGGACCGCCGTCGAGCAGCGCGACGTCGCCGTCCTCGTGATCCCCGGCGAGCTGTTCCTCGCCAAGATCGACCGGCCCGATCGCGTCACCCGGATCCGCGCCGCCGCCACCGTCATGCACCCCGCCGTCGAACCGCTCCGCCTCGCCGCCATTCGACTCAATGAGTCGCGCCGCGTCACGATCCTCGCCGGGGCGGGCGTCGCCGGCGCCCACGCCGAACTCATCGCGATGGCGGCTGCTCTCAAGGCGCCGATCGTGCACGCCCTCCGCGGCAAGGAGCACATCGAGTACGACAATCCGTACGACGTCGGCATGACCGGGTTGCTCGGCTTCTCGTCCGGATACCGGGCCATCGAGAACTGCGACACCCTGCTCATGGTCGGCACCGACTTCCCATACCCGCAGTTCCTGCCGTCCAAGGCGTTCACCATTCAGCTCGACGTCCGTGGCAGTCAGATCGGCCGCCGCTGCCGCGTCGACCTGCCGCTCGTCGGCTCCGTCGTCGACACCCTGCCCTTGCTCACCGAGCGGATCGCAGCCGATCGCGACGACGCGCACCTGACGGCCGCCCGTGAACACTACGCCCGAACCCGGGCCGGGCTCGACGATCTCGCCACCCCGTCCGACACCGGCGACCCGATCCACCCGCAGTACCTGACCACGCTGCTGTCCGACGCCGCCGACGATGACACCGTCTTCATTCCCGACGTCGGGTCACCGGTCGTGTGGGCGGCCCGCTACCTGCGCATGAACGGGAGACGGCGGCTCATCGGCTCATTCAGCCACGGCTCCATGGCGAACGCCGTCTCGCAGGCTGTCGGGGTCTCGGCCGTCGACCGACGCCGACAGGTCATCGCCATGGCCGGCGACGGCGGCCTCGCCATGCTGCTCGGCGAACTCCTCACGCTGGTACAAAACGACCTGCCGGTGAAGGTGGTCGTCTACGACAACTCGTCTCTCAACTTCGTCGAACTGGAGATGAAGGCCGCCGGGTTCGTCACGTTCGGCACCGACCTCACGAACCCCGACTTCGCGGCCCTCGCCCAGTCCGTCGGCATCTGGGGCCGCCGAGTCACCGAGTCCGCCGACCTGCCCGCAGCCGTCCGCGACTTCCTCGCGCACGACGGCCCCGCCCTCCTCGACGTCACCACCGCCCGTCAGGAGCTGTCGATCCCGCCGACCATCTCCGTCGCCCAGGCCAAGGGTTTCGCGCTCTACGCGCTGCGGACCGTGATGTCCGGCCGCGGCGACGAACTGGTCGACCTCGCCGAGACGAACCTGTTCAAGCGGCTGTTCTGA
- a CDS encoding DNA alkylation repair protein, whose product MHPELSDVLTELAALEDPKVRAVNERHGDDHGVNLTKLRAVAKRLKAQPELARELWATGDTAARLLAILVSRPRDYSVDELDGLLRESRTPKVHGWVLANLVKKSKHAEELRLRWMADDDPVVASAGWHLTSVRAAKDADGLDLDALLETIDAEMGDAPERLQWSMNETLAQIGIAHPELRGRAIEIGERLEVLKDYPTPPNCTSPYAPIWIAEMVRRSEG is encoded by the coding sequence ATGCACCCCGAGCTCTCCGACGTCCTCACCGAACTCGCTGCCCTGGAGGATCCGAAGGTCCGCGCGGTCAATGAGCGGCACGGTGACGATCACGGCGTGAATCTCACGAAGTTGCGGGCGGTCGCGAAACGGCTGAAGGCGCAACCGGAGTTGGCGCGGGAGTTGTGGGCGACGGGTGACACTGCGGCACGACTGCTCGCGATCCTGGTGAGCCGACCACGTGACTATTCGGTGGATGAGCTCGACGGGCTGTTGCGGGAGTCGCGGACGCCGAAGGTGCACGGCTGGGTGCTGGCGAATCTGGTGAAGAAGAGCAAGCACGCGGAGGAGCTCCGCCTGCGGTGGATGGCCGACGACGATCCGGTCGTAGCGAGCGCGGGGTGGCATCTGACCAGCGTCCGGGCGGCGAAGGACGCCGACGGACTGGATCTCGACGCCCTGCTGGAAACGATCGACGCCGAGATGGGCGATGCGCCGGAACGACTGCAGTGGTCGATGAACGAGACGCTCGCCCAGATCGGCATCGCGCATCCGGAGCTGCGCGGTCGAGCGATCGAGATCGGGGAACGCCTCGAGGTCTTGAAGGACTACCCGACGCCGCCGAACTGCACGTCACCGTATGCGCCGATCTGGATCGCGGAGATGGTGCGACGCAGCGAGGGCTGA
- a CDS encoding aminotransferase class I/II-fold pyridoxal phosphate-dependent enzyme: MNFHSMSVDQLRTTQEDLRKRYATLQAAGLKLDLTRGKPAPDQLDLSNEMLSLPGETYTSPDGVDCRNYGGVTGLLGLREIFGELLGTGTERTIALGNASLQAMHDITVHSLLGGNPDSDQPWSTQPIKFLCPAPGYDRHFGITERYGIEMITVPMNPDGPDVDACAALVAADPSIKGMWLVPTFSNPTGYTVSEEVARRLVAMPAAPDFRIYWDNAYAVHTLVDETPTPLPILDFAEEAGNPNRVYVFASTSKITFAGAGVAFFASSKTNIDWFTKNLGVSTIGPDKLNQLRHLMFLRDADGVRAHMARHRALIAPKFAKVLEILEDRLADSKIASWTHPEGGYFISLDVIDGAAARTIALAKDAGIALTAAGSTFPYKKDPRDENIRLAPTFPSIDELATAMDGVATCALLAATEVLLDAE; the protein is encoded by the coding sequence TTGAACTTTCACTCGATGAGTGTCGACCAACTCCGAACCACCCAGGAAGATCTGCGCAAGCGTTACGCGACGCTGCAGGCCGCCGGGCTCAAGCTCGACCTCACCCGCGGCAAGCCTGCGCCCGACCAGCTCGACCTCTCCAACGAGATGCTGTCGCTGCCGGGCGAGACCTACACCAGCCCCGACGGCGTCGACTGCCGCAACTACGGTGGCGTCACCGGACTCCTCGGCCTCCGCGAGATCTTCGGCGAACTTCTCGGCACCGGCACCGAACGCACCATCGCGCTCGGCAACGCCAGCCTGCAGGCCATGCACGACATCACCGTCCACTCCCTCCTCGGCGGCAATCCCGACTCCGACCAGCCGTGGTCCACGCAACCCATCAAGTTCCTGTGCCCCGCCCCCGGCTACGACCGCCACTTCGGCATCACCGAGCGCTACGGCATCGAGATGATCACCGTCCCGATGAACCCCGACGGCCCCGACGTCGACGCCTGCGCCGCGCTCGTCGCCGCCGACCCGTCCATCAAGGGCATGTGGCTGGTCCCCACCTTCTCCAACCCCACCGGCTACACGGTGTCCGAGGAGGTGGCCCGCCGCCTCGTCGCGATGCCCGCCGCCCCCGACTTCCGCATCTACTGGGACAACGCGTACGCCGTTCACACGCTGGTCGACGAGACGCCGACCCCGCTGCCGATCCTCGACTTCGCGGAGGAGGCAGGCAACCCCAACCGCGTGTACGTCTTCGCCTCCACCAGCAAGATCACGTTCGCCGGAGCCGGTGTCGCGTTCTTCGCGTCGTCCAAGACCAACATCGACTGGTTCACCAAGAACCTCGGCGTCTCCACCATCGGCCCCGACAAGCTCAACCAGCTGCGGCACCTGATGTTCCTGCGCGACGCCGACGGCGTCCGCGCTCACATGGCCCGCCACCGCGCACTGATCGCACCCAAGTTCGCGAAGGTCCTCGAGATCCTCGAAGACCGCCTCGCCGACAGCAAGATCGCGTCCTGGACCCATCCCGAGGGCGGCTACTTCATCAGCCTCGACGTGATCGACGGCGCCGCCGCCCGCACCATCGCACTCGCGAAGGACGCGGGCATCGCGCTGACCGCCGCCGGCTCCACGTTCCCGTACAAGAAGGACCCGCGCGACGAGAACATCCGCCTCGCGCCGACCTTCCCGTCGATCGACGAACTGGCTACCGCGATGGACGGCGTCGCCACGTGCGCGCTGCTCGCCGCGACCGAGGTGCTGCTGGACGCAGAGTAA